The proteins below come from a single Drosophila kikkawai strain 14028-0561.14 chromosome 3R, DkikHiC1v2, whole genome shotgun sequence genomic window:
- the LOC108071402 gene encoding uncharacterized protein codes for MLHFWIYFQLILFGEAFIKFKRNYEFRFISADHTGGTAYVDVTRMRFLGRERYANGTVELKYDFGDDRFSVSAESFSDPNGDGDYKQLPMFVPRQPICKAMESYWKYMEASLKYGENTDFPVHIRPCPIPKGIYYVKNVTAQTDELPAIMPRGFLKGVATLYDKDKVAGTVEVVVQIYDIQHLFQIKFKRDYEFRFISGNYSEGASTYIDLSRIRLLGRERYVNGTVELKCDFGDDRFSVSAESFLDSNGDGNYKQLPMFVPRQPICKALESSWKYAEGSLKYGVNTNLPIQNHPCPIPKGIYYVKNASPQADDWPVIVPRGFLKAVGTFYNNSKIAFIVEVVIQIYDSF; via the exons ATGCTGCACTTTTGGATTTATTTTCAACTGATTTTGTTTGGCGAGGCATTT ATTAAGTTTAAACGAAACTATGAATTCCGTTTTATATCCGCTGACCATACAGGTGGGACCGCTTACGTCGATGTAACACGTATGCGCTTTTTGGGTCGCGAACGCTATGCGAATGGCACCGTGGAGTTGAAATACGATTTTGGTGATGATAGATTCTCGGTGTCCGCCGAGAGCTTCAGTGATCCCAATGGCGATGGTGACTACAAGCAGTTGCCAATGTTCGTTCCTCGTCAACCCATCTGCAAGGCAATGGAGTCCTACTGGAAGTACATGGAAGCCTCTTTGAAGTACGGAGAGAACACTGATTTTCCCGTCCACATCCGACCATGTCCCATACCGAAGGGAATATATTATGTTAAAAATGTAACCGCGCAAACGGACGAATTGCCAGCCATAATGCCACGGGGCTTTCTCAAGGGCGTGGCCACCTTATATGACAAAGACAAAGTTGCCGGAACAGTTGAAGTTGTGGTCCAAATTTATGATA TTCAACATTTATTCCAGATTAAGTTTAAAAGAGACTATGAGTTCCGTTTTATATCCGGTAACTATTCAGAAGGGGCATCAACTTACATCGATTTGTCCCGCATTCGCTTATTGGGTCGCGAACGCTATGTCAATGGCACCGTGGAATTGAAATGCGATTTTGGTGATGATAGATTCTCGGTGTCGGCCGAAAGCTTCCTTGACTCCAATGGAGATGGTAATTACAAGCAGTTGCCAATGTTCGTTCCTCGCCAACCCATCTGCAAGGCCTTGGAATCCAGCTGGAAGTATGCGGAAGGCTCTTTGAAATACGGAGTGAACACAAATTTGCCCATCCAAAATCATCCATGTCCCATACCGAAGGGGATATACTACGTAAAAAACGCATCCCCGCAAGCGGATGATTGGCCTGTCATAGTGCCACGGGGCTTCCTTAAGGCAGTGGGCACCTTTTATAATAATAGCAAAATAGCCTTCATTGTTGAAGTTGTTATCCAAATTTATGACAGTTTTTAA
- the LOC108071416 gene encoding uncharacterized protein, with protein sequence MLQFRIFILLMLFAEGFMLLKKNYEVRFISVDYTGGTDYIDVSKIRFLGRERLANGTVEMKKDFSDELYSVSAESFIDPNGDGNYKKLPMFIPRQPICKAMESNWKYLDASLKYGVNSDFPAHLHPCPIPKGLYYVKNVSPKTDDWPVIMPRGFLKAVMTLYDEDKVAGTFEVVVQISDLS encoded by the exons ATGCTCCAGTTTCGAATCTTTATTCTACTAATGCTGTTTGCCGAGGGGTTT ATGCTGTTAAAAAAGAACTACGAAGTCCGATTTATATCCGTAGACTATACGGGTGGAACCGATTACATTGATGTAAGCAAAATTCGATTTTTGGGTCGCGAACGTTTAGCCAATGGTACCGTCGAGATGAAGAAAGATTTCAGTGATGAGTTGTACTCGGTGTCGGCTGAGAGCTTCATTGATCCCAATGGTGATGGCAACTACAAGAAGTTGCCAATGTTCATTCCTCGTCAACCCATCTGCAAGGCCATGGAATCCAACTGGAAGTATTTAGATGCCTCTCTGAAGTATGGAGTAAATTCCGATTTTCCTGCCCACCTACATCCATGTCCCATACCGAAGGGATTATACTACGTCAAAAACGTATCCCCGAAAACGGATGATTGGCCTGTCATAATGCCACGGGGCTTTCTTAAGGCAGTGATGACCTTATATGACGAAGACAAAGTTGCCGGCACATTTGAAGTAGTGGTCCAAATTTCGGATCTTTCTTAA